The following are encoded in a window of Rosa chinensis cultivar Old Blush chromosome 4, RchiOBHm-V2, whole genome shotgun sequence genomic DNA:
- the LOC121052808 gene encoding secreted RxLR effector protein 161-like, protein MLEVESMKNVPYARVVGSLMYAQICTRPDISFAVNMLSRFQSNAGHEHWIAGKKVLRYLKKTRNHMLVYRKLNEKELEVEAYTDASYKSDIDDLKSTSGYIFLLAGGAISWKTAKQTLTATTTFQAEYIAIFEATGHALWLRNFISHLKLISSIEKPMVIYCDNASAVFFSKNNKRSSGSRNIDVKYFALRESVGDNEIEVEKIGTKEQLADPLTKALPVAKFVKHAANMGITDTV, encoded by the coding sequence ATGTTGGAAGTAGAGAGCATGAAGAATGTGCCATATGCAAGAGTGGTGGGGAGTTTGATGTATGCTCAAATTTGTACAAGGCCTGATATTTCATTTGCAGTAAACATGCTTTCAAGGTTTCAATCAAATGCAGGTCATGAGCATTGGATAGCAGGCAAGAAAGTACTAAGATATTTGAAGAAAACCAGAAATCACATGTTAGTTTACagaaaattaaatgaaaaagaACTGGAAGTAGAGGCCTATACAGATGCATCCTACAAATCAGACATAGATGACTTAAAGTCAACATCTGGTTATATATTTCTTCTAGCAGGTGGAGCCATTTCATGGAAGACTGCCAAACAGACCTtgacggcaacaacaacttttcAGGCTGAATACATTGCCATTTTTGAGGCAACAGGTCATGCattgtggctgagaaattttatttctcATTTGAAATTGATAAGTTCTATTGAAAAGCCTATGgtgatttattgtgataatgCATCAGCAGTCTTTTTCTCAAAGAATAACAAGAGGTCCTCAGGTTCCAGAAACATTGATGTCAAGTACTTTGCATTACGGGAAAGTGTTGGAGATAATGAAATTGAAGTTGAAAAGATTGGAACAAAAGAGCAATTAGCAGATCCATTGACTAAGGCTTTACCAGTGGCTAAATTTGTGAAACATGCTGCAAATATGGGCATTACAGACACTGTTTGA